TCACCTGAGCGAGCGAGAAGCAGCGGCACGACCTCGTCGGGAGCCTGGGAGGAGGGAGGAGACCTCCCGCGGCTCGGCGATCACAACGGTCTTGTGGTGGAGGTTGTCGAGGCACGTTGACCCGGACGGCGACGGCGTGCGCCAGGAACTCCGCTTCTACCAAACGACCCATCTTGAGCGCCGCCGGGCGGGGAACTTCTTTGGGGCGCTCCACACATCCATCTCAGGGATCAGGCGCGCGACAGTCTCGACAGGGCATTCATGAGCGAGCGCGCCCGCAAATGGACCGCGAGCTTCAGGTAGCGACAGAAGCAAGAACCTCGGCGGGAACAGGGAACCCGGCGCTCATACCAAGCGAGCGGGTCAATGGTGCCCTTGGAGCTGTTACAGCTTCAGCATGCCCCAAATAAGGTTATCGCCAACGTCTTCGCCGCCGCGATGCCGTGGCACGATGTGATCGGCAGACGGCGGCTTGCCCGCGCCGCAATAGCCTAAGCCTGTGGCAGAACGGAGCTTGGGGCGCTCATCGTCCGCGAAGGCGGACGTTCATCGAGCCGCTGCGGAGGCCCGCGTTGAACTTGCTGCGGATGGCGTAGTGCCCAGCTGAGTACGCCGTCGCGCCTTGCGTGACCGCGGCGTGGGCCATCGCGAGGTTCGCGTAGGCCCAGTGAAGCAGTGCGCCAACGTTGTCCTCGGTGAGGGGCATCGAAGGTCCGACCGGCTAACGAGAAGCTGCCTTCTGCTGCTTCTTGACCGTCTTCTTCTTTGCACTGCCGTCCCCGGCCTACCAACCGCTGTTCCCTTCGCCTTCCACAGAACCGGATGCGCTCATCCGGGCACCGTGTAGAGCAGGCGTACCCGCAACGTCGACCGGCGCGACGCGACGAAGTTCTTGCCAGGGTGCCACTCGTAGTCGCCCGGCTCGCCAGTCACCTTCACGAGGTCGACGACGCAAACGCGCCTTGCCGTAAGGAGGACGCCTAGATCGACCGCCTCGCGCGCACGTCGTCGTCGTTGCGACTCTTGCTCGCGACGATCAGGAGCTCGCCGCGGAGGTCGACGGACCACGTGCGGTATTCGATCTTCTTCTTGCCGGCCGCAATGAGCTCCGCCCACGGCTGCTTCACGGAAAGTGCGCGCATTGGTTCCCCCCTCGTCGTTCCGCGTTCGGCGCAGGGCCGACGATCGCAGCGGTTGCGGACCCAGGCGAGGCTAGCCCGTGGCGTCGATCCGTCGCAACTTCCGCGTCCCGTGCCTCGCGATCCCAGGTGCGAAAACGTTTCCCTACTACCCAGGTAGTAGAAAACTCGCACCCGCTCCTACCCGCCAGAGCGCCGCACGTTGGAGCCCCGCCTTTTCAATCCCAAGACTCCGACGCTCGTTTAGATTGTCGGCCTGGGGGAGGTCGCAAGGGTGCGGCCAGCTTGCGTTCGCGGGGTTGAGGCGCTTCACGCCCGGCGCCCCCTTGTGCCCCGGCTGAGGTGCGGGCACCGTTCGGCACCTCCTTTCCACACCTCCGTTCGTGCACCGCAGGAGTCCCGTGAGTAGCCCTCCTATCGACCTCGACCGACTGCTGAAGCTCCGCCTTGTCGTCGCACGCTTCGGCGAGATGGACCTCGCCAAGTGGTGGAACACCAAGGGGCAACTCGGCAAGCTCGGCGCAGCGGCGCTTCGACGCGGCTTTCCGCGGACGCACCACTTCGCGCAGGCGCGGTCCGTCTTCGCCGTCGCAGCTCATCGCTGCGCCGAGGTGTTCGAGCCGCCCTAACTGCGTCACTCTCTGGCGCCTGCCCGAGACGGTCGAGGAGGTTCGACGCGCGCTGGGAGCACTGGCTCGATAACGCCAGCGAGTGGACGCCGTTCTTCCAGAAGCTCGAGGTACTGCGGGGCGATCTCGCCCGGCGACGCTGCGATCGTTCGAGATCGTCGCCGAGCACGACGTCGAAAGGTTCTCTCGCCTCCGTCGCTCGGCGGAAGGGCGCGCCGTGCCGCTGCCGGGGGTGTTCTCCGGGACGAACGACGAAGTCGCCTTGCTGGCGCTTGGGTTCGCTCGCGGCGAGCCAGGAGCGCTGGCGGTTCCGTACGCGCGAAGGGGCGACGCATGATGGCGACGTCGCGCGCGAATGTTGCGTCGTCGTTCACGCTCATCAAGGGGGCGATGATCGACGAGACCTACGCCGTCTTCGCGGCTTGGGACTTCGCTC
The DNA window shown above is from Myxococcales bacterium and carries:
- a CDS encoding ASCH domain-containing protein; its protein translation is MRALSVKQPWAELIAAGKKKIEYRTWSVDLRGELLIVASKSRNDDDVRARRSI